One Fontisphaera persica DNA window includes the following coding sequences:
- a CDS encoding metallopeptidase family protein, which yields MASLPEWEWLVKVADAEVRRTLKALPPELRQAAEALPVTYEPMPAAALIEEGLDPDTLGLFIGGDHDEEAHTVLPPRIILYLENIWCMVDEENGDEADYRAEVRTTLLHELGHYLGLDEDELTERGLE from the coding sequence ATGGCCAGTTTGCCAGAGTGGGAATGGCTGGTAAAGGTGGCGGACGCCGAAGTGCGCCGCACCCTCAAGGCTTTGCCGCCAGAACTGCGTCAAGCGGCAGAAGCACTGCCCGTGACTTACGAGCCGATGCCGGCCGCCGCCTTGATTGAAGAGGGATTGGACCCCGATACTTTGGGGCTATTTATTGGGGGCGACCATGATGAGGAGGCCCACACCGTCCTTCCACCCCGCATCATTTTGTACCTGGAAAATATCTGGTGCATGGTGGACGAGGAAAACGGTGATGAGGCGGATTACCGTGCCGAGGTGCGCACCACCCTGCTGCATGAGCTGGGACATTATCTGGGGTTGGATGAAGATGAATTGACTGAGCGGGGTCTGGAATGA
- a CDS encoding glycoside hydrolase family 32 protein, whose translation MRKFIILCAAWLGGWGLPAAAPLPDILIADFEGTNYGGWTATGTAFGPGPARGTLPNQMRVSGFQGKGLVNSFYGGDRSTGTLTSPPFKIERPYLKFLIGGGGFAGETCMNLLVDGKHVRTATGPNTRPGGSEELNWQSWEVREFLGRTGILEIVDRATGGWGHINVDHIILSDTPAPRWRENVQRQFTAERRYLFLPVKNGAPKRWVSLLVEGRLERDFDIELADAAPDWWAWVDLRPFAGKTLVVQVDRLREDSQALELLEQGDAPKGAQPLYREPLRPQFHFSAQRGWLNDPNGLVYHAGEYHLFFQHNPYGWNWGNMHWGHAVSRDLVHWEELGEALYPDALGTMYSGSAIVDYRNDAGLNAPDSPAILLFYTAAGGENRQSRGQPYTQCLAYSTDRGRTFKKYERNPIVPNLTPGNRDPKVIWHAASQQWIMTLYVETNRVHSIFFFGSKNLRDWTYLSRTEGFFECPDFFPLAVPGETGRHLWLLTGASSEYMLGHFDGRQFTPATPKLPGHLGRDFYAAQTFSDIPPADGRRIQIGWLRAPAPGMPFNQCMSLPLELSLTNTPDGPRLTMWPVRELAKLRGQPIAAAPLDLVPGAANPLAAARGELWEVRAEFTPAPGAVFELKLRGAEIIYDAGHQELSVNGHRAKAPLREGRQRLAVFLDRTTIEVFAADGLTYVPLPFMAKAEEQGMHARMRQGQARFETLAAYPLQSIWP comes from the coding sequence ATGCGCAAATTCATTATTTTGTGCGCCGCCTGGCTGGGCGGCTGGGGGTTGCCAGCGGCTGCACCCCTGCCGGACATCCTCATTGCGGATTTTGAGGGGACCAATTACGGAGGCTGGACCGCCACCGGCACGGCTTTTGGGCCGGGTCCCGCCCGCGGCACGCTCCCCAATCAAATGCGCGTTAGCGGTTTTCAAGGCAAGGGATTGGTTAACAGCTTTTACGGCGGTGACCGCAGCACCGGCACCCTGACTTCGCCCCCCTTTAAAATCGAACGGCCCTATCTCAAATTTCTCATTGGGGGTGGCGGCTTCGCCGGCGAAACCTGCATGAACTTGCTGGTGGACGGCAAACATGTGCGCACCGCCACCGGACCCAACACCCGGCCGGGTGGAAGCGAGGAGCTGAACTGGCAGAGCTGGGAGGTGCGCGAATTTCTGGGCCGCACCGGCATCCTTGAAATCGTGGACCGCGCCACGGGCGGATGGGGACACATCAATGTGGACCATATAATCCTGAGCGACACGCCCGCCCCCCGCTGGCGTGAGAATGTGCAGCGGCAATTCACCGCCGAACGGCGGTACCTGTTCCTGCCCGTTAAAAACGGCGCCCCTAAACGCTGGGTCAGCCTGCTGGTGGAGGGACGCCTCGAACGCGACTTCGACATTGAACTGGCCGATGCCGCTCCGGACTGGTGGGCGTGGGTGGACTTGCGCCCGTTTGCCGGCAAAACGCTGGTGGTGCAGGTGGACCGCCTGCGCGAAGATTCTCAAGCCCTGGAACTGTTGGAGCAAGGCGATGCCCCGAAAGGCGCGCAGCCGCTTTACCGCGAGCCGTTGCGGCCCCAATTCCATTTCTCCGCGCAGCGTGGCTGGCTCAATGACCCCAACGGGCTGGTGTATCATGCGGGGGAATACCACCTCTTTTTCCAGCACAATCCTTATGGCTGGAACTGGGGGAACATGCACTGGGGCCACGCCGTCAGCCGCGATTTGGTGCATTGGGAGGAACTCGGCGAGGCGCTGTATCCGGACGCCCTGGGCACCATGTACTCCGGCTCAGCCATTGTGGATTACCGGAATGATGCGGGACTCAATGCCCCCGACTCTCCCGCCATCCTGCTGTTTTACACGGCCGCCGGCGGAGAAAACCGCCAGTCCCGCGGCCAGCCCTACACCCAATGCCTGGCGTACAGCACGGACCGCGGCCGGACTTTCAAAAAATATGAGCGGAATCCCATCGTGCCCAACCTGACCCCCGGCAACCGGGACCCGAAAGTCATCTGGCACGCAGCTTCGCAGCAATGGATTATGACGCTCTATGTCGAGACCAACCGCGTGCACTCCATCTTTTTCTTTGGCTCGAAAAACCTGCGCGACTGGACCTATTTGAGCCGCACCGAGGGATTCTTCGAGTGCCCGGACTTTTTCCCGCTGGCGGTGCCCGGCGAAACCGGCCGCCACTTGTGGCTGCTGACCGGCGCCAGCAGCGAATACATGCTGGGCCATTTTGACGGCCGCCAGTTCACGCCAGCAACTCCCAAACTGCCCGGCCATCTGGGCCGTGATTTCTACGCGGCGCAGACTTTCAGCGACATCCCGCCCGCGGATGGACGCCGCATTCAAATCGGCTGGCTGCGCGCCCCTGCTCCCGGCATGCCCTTCAATCAATGCATGAGCCTGCCGTTGGAATTGAGCCTGACCAACACCCCGGACGGCCCGCGCTTGACCATGTGGCCCGTGCGCGAACTGGCAAAACTGCGCGGGCAGCCCATCGCTGCCGCGCCTCTGGACCTGGTGCCCGGTGCCGCCAACCCGCTCGCCGCGGCACGGGGCGAATTGTGGGAGGTGCGCGCCGAATTCACGCCTGCTCCGGGAGCGGTTTTCGAGTTGAAACTGCGCGGGGCGGAAATTATCTATGATGCCGGCCATCAGGAATTGTCCGTAAATGGCCATCGGGCCAAGGCTCCCCTGCGCGAGGGCCGCCAGCGGCTGGCGGTCTTCCTGGATCGCACCACAATCGAGGTTTTCGCGGCAGACGGTTTAACCTACGTGCCCCTGCCTTTCATGGCCAAAGCCGAAGAACAAGGCATGCATGCCCGCATGCGCCAGGGCCAGGCCAGGTTTGAAACGCTGGCCGCCTATCCCTTGCAATCCATTTGGCCTTAA